In Planctomycetia bacterium, the genomic stretch TCTCTTTCAACCATTTATTAACGGGAACCTGCTCGGGGTGATTCTCCTCGCGGTGCTGAGCGGGGCGGCGCTGCGCGTGGTGCGCGGTGCGCAGCAACGGCATGGGCAGGTCGCCTACCTGGCCGTCGAACAGGCTGTGGAGACGCTCTACCAGGTCTTCGTGAAGATGTTGGAATGGGTGGTGCTGCTGGTGCCGTTGGCGGTGTTGGGCGGCGTGGCTCAGTCGGTTGCCGAAACCGGCAGCAAGACTTTCCCTTTGGTGGGCATTTTTCTGCTGGCCATGCTGACGGGGTTGGCGATTCATGCGTTCGGCTACTATGTGCTGGCCGCCTGGTTGTACGGCGGAAAGTCTCCCCCCGCGTTCTTGCGGGCCGGGTTTGAGCCGTTTCTCACGGGGCTGTCGACCAACAGCAGCCTGGTGACGATTCCGGTGACCTTGCGGGCATTGACCGAGCGGCTCGGCGTCTCGGAGCAATCGGCGCGGCTGTCGACCTGTGTCGGCACCAACTTCAACAACGACGGCATCACGCTGTACGAAGCGATGGCGGCGATTTTCGTCGCCCAGGCCGTGGGGTTGAATCAATCGCTGGGCGTACAGATCAACGCCGTCGTGGTCTGCGTGCTGGCGAGCTTGGGGTCGGCAGGCATTCCGCAGGCCGGGCTGGTGATTTTGCCATTGGTACTGGCGGCGACCGGGTTGTCCGACGAGACGATCAACATCGCGTGGCCGCTCATTATGGCGGTCGACTGGATTATCGCCCGAGTGCGATCGGGAGTGAACGTCCTGGGCGACATGACGGTGGCGGTTCAGTTGGACCGTTCGCGTCACGAGGGCGGCGGGTAGGGCAGTATGCGCACAGTGCTGCAGCGAACAGGGCGCAGGGTCCTCCCAGCACTTACAGGTGCGCGGTGAGGGCAATTGTCTCGGCCCGCGAGCGGCCGTGAGGCCCCCGAATCACCTGGCATTTCTTCCGCTTCGCTCGATCTTTCGGCCGATAGACGCTAGGGATCAACGCGCCGGAAGCCCAATGGACGGCGCGCCATTGCCAATAAGATTTGGAAAGCGAATTCGGCGAGTACTTTTCTTGAATCGAACGCCCGTCGACAGGCGTTCTTAGAGGAGGCGTCCTGCACGGACCTATTAGGGAGTCGAGTCTTCCGAAGGGAACGAGCAGGCGGTTCGACGGCGACGCTGGCCAGGCGTTTCCGCCGCAGGCAGCGGTTTGCGAGTCGACTCAGCCAGGCCTTGACGCGCCGCCGAAGAGTTAAACCGGGGCGGTCGAGGAAAATGGGGCGGAATTCACTTGACGGATGCGCTTCCAGCGGTCAAATTACCGTGGTCGGGCCACGTCTTTCTCTCGTCTGCGTTCGCATTTCCGCTCGGTCTTCAGGGGCCTTCTCGAAGGAGTCGTTGCACATGTCTCTCTCCGTGTCCCGTCGGCGCGGGTTTACCCTCGTCGAATTGTTGGTGGTCATCGCCATCATTGGCATCCTGATCGCCCTGTTGTTGCCCGCCTTGCAGACTGCTCGTGAAGCGGCTCGGCGCGCTCAATGCTTCAACAATCTGAAGCAGCTGTCGTTGGGGTGCCACACCTACCACTCCACGTACAACACCTTTCCGCCGGCTTCCCAATTGGTTGGCACTGGGACCACGACGATCAACTACCCGAATATCTCGCGGAACGATCAGCACGGTCCGAACTGGGTGATCGCGATCCTGCCGTTCATCGAACAGCCGGCGCTGTACAAGTCGTTCGCGCTTAAGAACGCCGCCGGGGCGAATCTGTCTGTGGAAGACCCGCTCAATGAAGACGAGCGGAAAACGGTCTTGACCACCATGATGTGCCCCAGCGACGCCTTCAATCAGTCGCCGTATGTCTCCGGCGCCAGCCGCTCGAATCCGGCCGGTATCCAATGGGCCCGCGGGAACTACGCCGCCAATAGCATCAATCAGTCGGCCGATGGCACCGGCACCTTCAATGTGGCCACGGGGCGTTGGACCGGAAACTACGGCAATCCCGCCTGGGACCGTTGGTCGGACAAGCAACATTACCGCGGCGTGATGGGCTTTGGTTTGGCGACGAAGATCGGCCAGATCAAGGATGGTACCAGCAATACGATGTTGATCGGCGAATTGCGGGCCGGCTTGTCTCCGATTGATCGCCGCGGCATTTGGGCGATCGGGGATGCGGGCTGCAGCATTCTGGCCTGGCACGGCTGCGAAGGGGACGCCGCTGGCCCGAATCAGTGTATCAACACCGCCTCGGACGACATGCGCTCGTGTGCTCAGGTCACCGCATCGCTTGGCCAGCAGTACTTGGTGACTGAGTGCATGACCTGCTGGACCGGTTGCGATGTGAACTATCAAGGCACCGCCCGCAGCAAGCATGCCGGCGGCATTCAATGCGGCTTCGCTGACGGCAGCGTGCATTTCGTTTCTGACACCGTCGAAACCGGCGGCAACTGGGCCAACTGCAAGGATCCTAATCAGTTCAAGGCGTGGGAACGCCTGATTGTTTCGGCCGACGGGCTGCCCATCGAAATGCGGAAGGTGATTAGCGAGTGATCTTGGAATCACTCGTTTGCAGGGATTGTCAATCATCCGCTCGCTTCGGTATCATGCCGGGCGAGCGGATGCTTTATTTCTGCGGCGCCGGCAGTCGCAAGGTCTTGCGACGAGGCTGATGGCGGCCTGAAATGGCGAGCACCTCAAAGCTGCGATCGCAGTTTCCGGGCCGCGTTGTTTTCGAAACCATTCCCATTGTGTTGAATTCGCGACCGCGAGTTCATTCGATTCATGAGCGAGGTTGCCGTGTTGCGATTCGCGTTGCTGCTTGGGTGTGTGGCGGGTTTGTCGGGCCTCAGCGGGTGTGGCGGCGGATCGCCTTACGACACGGTTCCCATCTCCGGGACCGTGACACTCGCTGATGGTGGCGACCTAAAAGGGTACGCGATGAAGACGATTCGCTTGGCGCCAAACTCGACCGATGCTGAAGCCCGTCCCGCGTCCGGCGAAGTGCAGGAAGATGGAACTTTCAAGCTGGGCACTAAGACGGCAAGTGACGGCGCCATTCCAGGCAAGTACGCCGTGTTCGCGAGCATCATGAAGAACTATCCGCCGACTCCCGCGGACATAAGCAAGACCTGGGTCTGCGATCCAGCGGAGATCGACGTCAAAGAGGGCATGGAGCCGATTTCCATCAAGGTCAGTGTCGGCAAGTAAGCGGCTGACGAGTTTTCTGGCGATGCCATGCGCATGGCTTATCTTGCGCGCTTCAGGATTGTTCAACGATGCAACGATTTCGTTCCAACCAGTTGTGCGCGCTGATGCTGATATTGGCCGTCTGTGTCGTGGCGGGCTGTGGGCCTGCGGAGCCGCCTGAAGCGGCGATGTTTCGCGAGATGGAAGCTCGCGACGTAATCGTCAAGGACGGCAAACTCACCGAGCTTAACTTCGGTTCGCAGTCGTTCAGCGACGCGGATTGCGCGAAGCTGGCCGCGCTCTCTGATTTGCAGGTGCTGGATCTGGGGAAGTGCCAGATCACGGATGCGGGACTCGATCAGGTCGCGAAGCTGATTACGCTGGATTCGTTGTCGCTTGAAGGAGTTACGGCGATCACCGACGCGGGCATCGCCAAGC encodes the following:
- a CDS encoding dicarboxylate/amino acid:cation symporter, which translates into the protein MAEVRSEAVAVRPHVIRFPLYARIAVAVAGGVLLGMFFGKAPYWPGGGFGNVELGRLTLLVVTLLKALASPLIFFAVLDAFLRTEITFERGGKLILFSLVNVVAAMTIGLAVMNLWRPGESWQGKFEEYAQIASSEGGAKLKEAAPLTVVESLRQAIPENLFQPFINGNLLGVILLAVLSGAALRVVRGAQQRHGQVAYLAVEQAVETLYQVFVKMLEWVVLLVPLAVLGGVAQSVAETGSKTFPLVGIFLLAMLTGLAIHAFGYYVLAAWLYGGKSPPAFLRAGFEPFLTGLSTNSSLVTIPVTLRALTERLGVSEQSARLSTCVGTNFNNDGITLYEAMAAIFVAQAVGLNQSLGVQINAVVVCVLASLGSAGIPQAGLVILPLVLAATGLSDETINIAWPLIMAVDWIIARVRSGVNVLGDMTVAVQLDRSRHEGGG
- a CDS encoding DUF1559 domain-containing protein — protein: MSLSVSRRRGFTLVELLVVIAIIGILIALLLPALQTAREAARRAQCFNNLKQLSLGCHTYHSTYNTFPPASQLVGTGTTTINYPNISRNDQHGPNWVIAILPFIEQPALYKSFALKNAAGANLSVEDPLNEDERKTVLTTMMCPSDAFNQSPYVSGASRSNPAGIQWARGNYAANSINQSADGTGTFNVATGRWTGNYGNPAWDRWSDKQHYRGVMGFGLATKIGQIKDGTSNTMLIGELRAGLSPIDRRGIWAIGDAGCSILAWHGCEGDAAGPNQCINTASDDMRSCAQVTASLGQQYLVTECMTCWTGCDVNYQGTARSKHAGGIQCGFADGSVHFVSDTVETGGNWANCKDPNQFKAWERLIVSADGLPIEMRKVISE